A genome region from Triticum aestivum cultivar Chinese Spring chromosome 2B, IWGSC CS RefSeq v2.1, whole genome shotgun sequence includes the following:
- the LOC123042847 gene encoding tryptamine benzoyltransferase 1 produces the protein MEMTSRSSTMLKPFYPTPHPLAGEMVPLTLFDRATFDIFIPIILAYPAPAPSNEALKEGLRRAVALYPHLAGRLAVDHRGRRCLRINDEGVLVVEAAVPVDLSSVLANGSVVANSEGLYPPRPLPEEHFDVALLQIKLNRYKCGGLAIGLSCHHHTADGHSMSTFLTTWASAVRQGWEFTAPSAFLERAITAVPRSVPVPVFDHRSTEFKGEDPAVPLFKFKNITVRFTAEFIAELKARVGARCSTFQCLLAHLWKRTTAARGLAPEEFTQVRVAVNCRGRADPPVPMDFFGNMVLWAFPRLQVRDVLGWSYGGVVGAIRDAVARINGEYIRSFVDFGAVADAHGEELTGTAGMMSCPNMEVDSWLGFSFHQVDFGGGPPAAFQPPDLPVEGLMVFVPSCVAKGGVDVYMTIAHDHVAAFQLTCHSLD, from the exons ATGGAGATGACAAGCCGGAGCAGCACGATGCTGAAGCCGTTCTACCCCACGCCGCACCCTCTCGCCGGCGAGATGGTCCCACTGACGCTCTTCGACCGCGCCACCTTCGACATCTTCATTCCCATCATCCTCGCGTACCCCGCGCCAGCTCCGTCCAACGAGGCGCTCAAGGAGGGCCTGCGCCGGGCCGTCGCGCTGTACCCTCACCTGGCAGGACGCCTGGCCGTCGACCACCGGGGCAGGCGTTGCCTCCGCATCAACGACGAGGGCGTACTTGTCGTAGAGGCCGCCGTCCCCGTCGATCTGTCGAGCGTTTTGGCCAACGGCAGCGTCGTCGCCAACTCCGAGGGTCTGTACCCTCCGCGGCCGCTACCGGAG GAGCACTTCGACGTGGCGCTGCTGCAGATCAAGCTAAACCGGTACAAGTGCGGCGGCCTAGCGATCGGCCTTTCCTGCCACCACCACACCGCCGACGGCCACTCCATGAGCACCTTCCTCACCACCTGGGCGAGCGCGGTTCGCCAGGGCTGGGAATTCACCGCGCCGTCCGCTTTCCTCGAGCGGGCGATCACCGCCGTGCCACGGAGCGTGCCCGTGCCGGTGTTCGACCACCGGTCCACCGAGTTCAAGGGAGAAGATCCCGCCGTCCCCCTGTTCAAGTTCAAGAATATCACGGTGCGCTTCACcgccgagttcatcgccgagcTCAAGGCCCGGGTAGGCGCCCGCTGCAGCACGTTCCAGTGCCTGCTCGCTCACCTGTGGAAGAGGACCACGGCGGCACGCGGCCTCGCGCCCGAGGAGTTCACGCAGGTGAGGGTGGCCGTGAACTGCAGGGGCAGGGCCGACCCTCCCGTGCCCATGGACTTCTTCGGCAACATGGTGCTCTGGGCGTTCCCGAGGCTCCAGGTCCGGGACGTCCTGGGCTGGAGCTACGGCGGCGTGGTCGGCGCCATTCGCGACGCCGTGGCACGCATCAACGGCGAGTACATCCGGTCGTTCGTGGACTTCGGGGCCGTAGCTGACGCGCACGGGGAGGAGCTCACGGGCACAGCCGGCATGATGTCCTGCCCGAACATGGAGGTGGACAGCTGGCTGGGGTTCAGCTTCCACCAAGTTGACTTCGGCGGCGGGCCACCGGCCGCGTTCCAGCCGCCCGATTTGCCGGTCGAGGGGCTGATGGTCTTCGTGCCCTCGTGCGTGGCCAAGGGCGGCGTCGACGTCTACATGACCATTGCGCATGATCACGTCGCGGCATTCCAGTTGACCTGTCACTCCTTGGATTGA
- the LOC123039698 gene encoding tyrosine decarboxylase-like, with amino-acid sequence MAPASPICKTMTAGTLKQNPSAESPPRCVNLLDADEFRRQGQQVINFIADYWSGMGDHPVRPNVTPGFLRDQLPTDAPPMPEPDAWASALQDIRDLILPGMTHWQSPRHFAHFPASSSTAGALGEALIAGINVVPFTWAASPAAAELEMVVVDWLGKALHLPASLLFAGGGGGTLLGTSCEAILCALVAARDRKLAEVGWGRIGDLVVYCSDQTHFSFRKAARIAGIQRGYCREIPTSLDDMFALSPAALKAAMQADVDAGLVPLFLCATVGTTQTTAVDPIRGLCAVAATHGLWVHVDAAYAGSALVCPEFCHVVDGVEAVDSFSMNAHKWLLANNDCCALWVKKPAALVAALGTEQEYILKDAAAEGHDVVDYKDWTMTLTRRFRALKMWLVFRCYGVDGLRDHIRSHIRMAAAFEELVRGDARFEVVTDRHFALVCFRLLPTERLGGEKKANELNRRLLEEVNTATLGPYMSAANAGGIYMLRCAVGSTLTEDRHVREAWKVVQEQATSLRGKMQIVKV; translated from the coding sequence ATGGCGCCTGCATCCCCGATATGCAAAACCATGACTGCTGGCACGCTCAAGCAGAATCCTTCTGCCGAGTCGCCACCTCGGTGCGTGAACCTGCTGGACGCCGATGAGTTCCGGCGTCAGGGTCAACAGGTGATCAACTTCATCGCCGACTACTGGTCCGGCATGGGAGACCACCCAGTCCGCCCGAATGTCACCCCTGGTTTCCTGCGCGACCAGCTCCCCACCGACGCGCCGCCCATGCCGGAGCCCGACGCCTGGGCCTCCGCGCTGCAGGACATCCGCGACCTCATCCTGCCGGGAATGACGCACTGGCAGAGCCCTCGCCATTTCGCTCATTTCCCAGCGTCGAGCAGCACCGCCGGTGCCCTAGGCGAGGCGCTGATCGCCGGCATCAACGTCGTGCCGTTCACATGGGCCGCCTCGCCTGCCGCCGCGGAGCTCGAGATGGTCGTTGTGGACTGGCTCGGCAAGGCGCTCCACCTGCCAGCAAGCCTTCTGTtcgccggaggcggcggaggcacgCTGCTGGGTACGTCCTGCGAGGCCATACTCTGCGCCCTTGTCGCCGCTAGGGACCGGAAGCTCGCGGAGGTTGGCTGGGGGAGGATCGGCGACCTCGTCGTGTACTGCTCAGACCAGACGCACTTCTCGTTCCGCAAAGCGGCGCGTATCGCTGGAATCCAGCGCGGCTACTGCCGCGAGATCCCTACATCACTTGACGACATGTTCGCTCTTTCGCCAGCGGCACTGAAGGCCGCCATGCAGGCAGACGTGGACGCAGGGCTGGTGCCACTCTTCCTCTGCGCAACGGTCGGCACCACCCAGACCACCGCCGTCGACCCCATCCGTGGGCTCTGCGCCGTCGCGGCAACGCATGGCCTCTGGGTCCACGTCGACGCGGCCTACGCAGGCTCGGCGCTGGTCTGCCCGGAATTCTGCCACGTGGTCGACGGAGTTGAGGCAGTAGACTCCTTCAGCATGAACGCACACAAGTGGCTGCTGGCCAACAACGACTGTTGTGCATTGTGGGTGAAGAAGCCGGCGGCGCTCGTGGCGGCCCTAGGCACGGAGCAGGAGTACATCCTCAAGGACGCCGCTGCGGAGGGGCACGACGTGGTGGACTACAAGGACTGGACGATGACGCTCACCCGCCGCTTCCGCGCGCTCAAGATGTGGCTCGTGTTCCGCTGCTATGGCGTCGACGGCCTCCGCGACCACATCCGGTCTCACATCCGCATGGCAGCCGCGTTCGAGGAACTCGTAAGAGGCGACGCCAGGTTCGAGGTGGTAACCGACAGGCACTTCGCGCTCGTGTGCTTCCGTCTTCTCCCTACGGAGCGGCTAGGCGGCGAGAAAAAGGCCAACGAGCTCAACCGCAGGCTCCTCGAGGAGGTGAACACTGCCACCTTGGGCCCCTACATGAGCGCCGCCAATGCAGGTGGCATATACATGCTCCGGTGCGCCGTCGGGAGCACCCTCACCGAGGACCGCCATGTCCGTGAAGCCTGGAAGGTCGTCCAGGAGCAGGCCACATCGCTCCGCGGTAAAATGCAAATTGTAAAAGTGTAA